A single region of the Bacteroides luhongzhouii genome encodes:
- a CDS encoding S46 family peptidase, with protein sequence MKFRLTVLIVFSFCLSNVFADEGMWLLGNLRKNKQTDRVMKELGLRMPVNKIYNPKKPSLSDAVVSFGGFCSGVVVSEDGLVFTNHHCGFSSIQQHSSVEHDYLKDGFFAHSLDEELPNPELYVRFLLRTEDVTKRVLSAARHAKTETERRVAVDSIMNVIGMEVSEKDSTLTGIVDAYYAGNEFWLSVYRDYNDVRLVFAPPSSVGKFGWDTDNWMWPRHTGDFSVFRIYANTKNGPADYSPDNVPYHPEYVAPISLDGYKEGSFCMTLGYPGSTERYLSSYGIEEMMNGINQAMIDVRGVKQTVWKREMDRRPDIRIKYASKYDESSNYWKNSIGTNKAIKHLKVLEKKRAAEAALRDWIQSHPEERERLIRLFSSLELSYSNRRETNRALAYFGESFINGPELVQLALEILNFDFEAEEKLVITRMKKLLEKYDNLDLSIDKEVFAAMLKEYQLKVDKKYLPAMYEKIDTLYNGNIQAYVDSLYATSCITSPKGLKRFLERDTTYNLIEDPAVSLSLDLIVKYYEMNQSISEASEQIEQGERLFNAAMRRMYADRNFYPDANSTMRLSFGTVGGYTPFDGATYDYYTTVKGIFEKVKEHAGDIDFAVQPELLSLLSSGDFGRYANAQGDMNVCFISNNDITGGNSGSAMFNAKGELLGLAFDGNWEAMSSDIVFEPDLQRCIGVDVRYMLFIMEKYGKAGNLVQELKIAR encoded by the coding sequence ATGAAATTCAGACTAACCGTCTTGATAGTCTTTTCCTTCTGTCTGTCGAATGTATTTGCCGATGAGGGAATGTGGCTACTGGGAAATCTCCGCAAGAACAAACAGACAGACCGGGTAATGAAAGAACTTGGTTTGCGGATGCCTGTGAATAAAATATATAATCCGAAGAAACCCTCTCTTTCAGATGCTGTTGTCAGCTTTGGAGGTTTCTGTTCGGGAGTGGTGGTTTCCGAAGACGGTCTGGTATTTACCAATCATCATTGTGGTTTTAGCAGTATCCAGCAACACTCTTCTGTGGAACATGATTATCTGAAAGATGGTTTTTTTGCACATAGCCTTGACGAAGAGCTGCCGAATCCGGAGTTGTATGTCCGTTTTCTGCTTCGTACGGAAGACGTTACCAAACGGGTATTGTCTGCCGCCCGTCATGCTAAAACGGAAACAGAACGCCGTGTAGCTGTCGATTCGATCATGAATGTAATCGGTATGGAAGTTTCCGAAAAAGATTCTACGCTGACCGGTATCGTAGATGCCTATTATGCAGGTAATGAATTCTGGCTTTCCGTTTATCGTGATTATAACGATGTTCGTTTAGTCTTTGCACCTCCTTCTTCTGTCGGGAAGTTCGGATGGGATACGGACAATTGGATGTGGCCGCGGCATACGGGCGATTTCAGTGTATTTCGTATCTATGCCAATACGAAGAATGGTCCGGCCGATTATTCTCCTGACAACGTCCCTTATCACCCTGAATATGTAGCACCCATCTCATTGGATGGATACAAAGAAGGTTCTTTCTGTATGACACTTGGTTATCCGGGAAGTACGGAACGGTATCTTTCTTCGTATGGTATCGAAGAGATGATGAATGGAATCAACCAGGCAATGATTGATGTGCGGGGAGTAAAACAAACGGTTTGGAAACGGGAGATGGATCGTCGTCCGGATATTCGTATCAAGTATGCTTCAAAATACGATGAAAGCTCCAATTATTGGAAGAATAGCATCGGAACAAACAAAGCTATCAAGCATCTGAAGGTATTGGAAAAGAAACGGGCGGCTGAAGCAGCCCTTCGTGACTGGATTCAGTCTCATCCGGAAGAAAGAGAGAGACTGATTCGTTTATTTTCTTCTTTGGAGTTGAGTTATAGTAATCGCCGGGAAACAAATCGTGCGTTGGCTTATTTCGGCGAATCGTTTATCAATGGTCCCGAATTGGTGCAGCTTGCTCTTGAAATTCTCAATTTCGACTTTGAGGCCGAGGAGAAGCTGGTGATTACCCGCATGAAGAAGCTATTGGAGAAATATGATAATCTCGATCTTTCCATTGATAAGGAGGTTTTTGCTGCCATGCTCAAAGAGTATCAGTTGAAAGTGGATAAGAAGTATCTGCCTGCTATGTATGAAAAGATTGATACGCTCTATAACGGGAATATTCAGGCTTATGTGGACTCTTTGTATGCAACTTCCTGTATAACATCCCCTAAGGGTTTAAAACGTTTTCTGGAACGGGATACTACGTATAATCTGATAGAGGATCCGGCTGTTTCTTTGAGTCTGGATCTGATCGTGAAGTATTATGAGATGAATCAGAGTATTTCCGAAGCTTCCGAGCAGATAGAGCAAGGGGAACGCTTGTTCAACGCTGCCATGCGCCGTATGTATGCCGATCGGAATTTTTATCCGGATGCCAATTCCACCATGCGGCTTAGTTTCGGAACAGTTGGGGGATATACTCCCTTTGATGGAGCCACTTACGATTATTATACCACTGTGAAAGGCATCTTTGAGAAGGTGAAGGAACATGCGGGTGATATTGACTTTGCCGTCCAGCCAGAGTTGTTGAGTTTGCTTTCTTCCGGTGATTTCGGAAGATATGCCAATGCACAGGGAGATATGAATGTTTGTTTTATTTCTAATAATGATATTACAGGCGGTAATTCCGGCAGTGCCATGTTTAATGCCAAGGGAGAATTGCTTGGGCTGGCTTTCGATGGTAACTGGGAAGCAATGAGCAGTGATATCGTATTTGAACCTGACTTGCAGCGTTGCATCGGAGTAGATGTGCGGTATATGCTCTTTATTATGGAGAAATACGGTAAGGCGGGCAATCTTGTTCAGGAGTTGAAGATAGCCCGATGA
- a CDS encoding glycoside hydrolase family 78 protein: MKRLTLLPGLLFLMLQAAFSQESGSCKPVNLVCDYLVNPLGIDNPAPRLSWMLNDTRKGARQTAYQVTVDKDSLELVAGKGNAWDSGKKDSEQMLITYSGQELRPFTKYYWRVNVWDKDGVKSSSDINSFETGMMGMEHWQGTWIGDNRDINYRPAPYFRKVFDAKKKVRSARAYIAVAGLYELYINGEKIGNHRLDPLYTRFDRRNFYITYDVTSQIQKGKNAIGVLLGNGWYNHQSMAVWDFHRAPWRNRPAFCMDMRITYEDGSVEVVSTERDWKTSSGALIFNSIYTAEHYDARLEQKGWNTVNFDDSKWNGVGYRAVPSQNVVSQQVQPIRAVETIPVKTWKKLNDTTYVFDFARNIAGVTRIKVAGEEGTVLRLKHGERLYDNGRVNTSNIDVYHRPVDDSDPFQTDMLVLSGKGEDEFMARFNYKGFRYVEVTSTKPVMLNENSLNAYFVHSDVPQKGEIHTSNALINRLWWATNNAYLSNLMGYPTDCPQREKNGWTGDGHFAIETALYNYDGITVYEKWLADHRDEQQPNGVLPDIIPTGGWGYGTDNGLDWTSTIAIIPWNIYMFYGDNKLLADCYENIKRYVDYVDRTSPTGLTSWGRGDWVPVKSHSSKELTSSVYFYVDTKILANAAKMFNKTEDYEYYSALANKIKNAINDKFLNRETGIYGSGVQTEQSVPLQWGIVPEELKRKVARNLAKQVEAAGFHLDVGVLGAKAILNALSENGEAETAYKLAAQDTYPSWGCWIANGATTLLENWDLNATRDISDNHMMFGEIGGWFYKGLGGIFPDPENPGFKHILLRPNFPSELKEFEAKHQSPYGEICSKWERKKNRIIYHVTVPANSTATFYAPDNVKGERVVNLEAGEHIMELNLKH, encoded by the coding sequence ATGAAACGATTGACATTATTACCGGGACTACTATTTTTGATGCTGCAAGCAGCATTTTCGCAGGAATCAGGCAGCTGCAAACCAGTGAACTTAGTTTGTGATTATTTGGTGAATCCTTTGGGAATAGATAATCCTGCTCCCCGGCTTTCATGGATGTTGAATGATACTAGGAAAGGGGCACGGCAGACGGCTTATCAAGTCACCGTAGACAAAGACTCTCTTGAATTGGTCGCAGGAAAAGGAAACGCTTGGGATTCGGGTAAAAAAGACTCCGAACAGATGCTGATTACTTATTCCGGACAGGAACTTCGTCCTTTTACCAAGTATTATTGGAGAGTAAATGTTTGGGATAAGGATGGAGTTAAATCTTCTTCGGATATTAATAGTTTCGAGACGGGCATGATGGGGATGGAGCACTGGCAAGGGACTTGGATTGGAGATAACAGAGATATTAATTATCGTCCGGCTCCCTATTTCCGGAAGGTGTTTGATGCAAAGAAGAAGGTTCGGTCTGCAAGAGCATATATTGCTGTAGCAGGCTTGTATGAACTGTATATAAATGGTGAGAAGATTGGAAATCATCGCTTGGACCCGCTATATACCCGGTTTGACCGGCGTAACTTCTACATCACTTATGATGTTACTTCCCAAATACAAAAAGGGAAAAATGCGATTGGAGTATTGCTGGGTAATGGATGGTATAATCATCAGTCAATGGCTGTGTGGGACTTCCATCGTGCACCATGGCGCAATCGGCCGGCTTTCTGTATGGATATGCGGATTACTTATGAAGACGGTTCTGTTGAGGTTGTTTCTACGGAGCGAGACTGGAAAACTTCATCAGGAGCGTTGATATTCAATAGCATTTATACAGCCGAACATTACGATGCCCGTCTGGAACAGAAGGGCTGGAACACTGTCAACTTCGATGATTCCAAATGGAATGGAGTAGGATATAGGGCTGTTCCTTCACAGAATGTAGTGTCTCAGCAAGTGCAGCCGATCCGTGCAGTAGAAACGATACCCGTAAAGACGTGGAAGAAGCTTAACGACACGACGTATGTATTCGATTTTGCCCGTAATATAGCAGGAGTCACCCGCATCAAAGTGGCCGGAGAAGAAGGAACTGTGCTGAGGCTGAAACATGGCGAACGGTTGTATGATAACGGACGAGTGAATACGTCGAATATCGATGTGTATCATCGTCCTGTTGATGATTCCGATCCTTTTCAAACGGATATGCTGGTTTTGAGTGGAAAGGGAGAGGATGAATTTATGGCACGATTCAATTATAAAGGTTTCAGATACGTGGAAGTGACAAGCACTAAACCTGTTATGTTGAATGAGAATAGTCTGAATGCTTATTTTGTGCATAGTGATGTTCCGCAAAAAGGAGAGATTCATACTTCGAATGCGCTTATCAATCGCCTTTGGTGGGCTACGAATAATGCCTATTTATCTAATTTGATGGGTTATCCTACCGACTGTCCCCAACGTGAAAAAAATGGATGGACCGGTGACGGTCATTTTGCTATTGAAACGGCATTGTACAATTATGACGGTATCACCGTCTATGAGAAATGGCTTGCCGACCATAGAGACGAGCAACAGCCTAATGGCGTACTTCCCGATATTATCCCTACAGGAGGTTGGGGATATGGCACAGATAATGGCTTGGATTGGACAAGTACTATTGCCATCATTCCATGGAATATTTATATGTTTTATGGTGATAATAAACTGTTGGCGGACTGCTATGAGAATATAAAGCGATATGTAGACTATGTGGATCGTACCAGCCCGACCGGATTAACTTCATGGGGAAGAGGCGACTGGGTGCCCGTAAAGTCACATTCTTCGAAAGAACTGACTTCTTCTGTCTATTTCTATGTAGATACTAAGATACTTGCCAATGCTGCAAAGATGTTTAATAAGACGGAAGACTATGAATATTATTCTGCTCTTGCCAACAAAATAAAGAACGCAATTAATGATAAGTTTCTGAATAGAGAAACAGGCATTTATGGTAGCGGAGTTCAGACAGAACAGAGTGTTCCCTTGCAATGGGGGATCGTTCCCGAAGAGTTAAAGAGAAAAGTTGCCCGGAATCTGGCCAAGCAGGTAGAAGCTGCGGGTTTTCACTTGGATGTAGGTGTGTTGGGTGCAAAAGCTATATTGAACGCGTTAAGTGAGAATGGTGAAGCCGAAACAGCTTATAAATTGGCTGCACAAGACACTTATCCGTCATGGGGCTGTTGGATTGCCAATGGTGCTACCACATTATTGGAGAACTGGGATTTGAATGCTACGCGCGACATCTCGGACAATCACATGATGTTCGGTGAAATTGGCGGGTGGTTCTATAAAGGATTGGGCGGAATCTTCCCCGACCCCGAGAATCCCGGATTCAAGCATATTCTCCTTCGCCCTAATTTCCCCAGTGAATTAAAAGAGTTTGAAGCCAAACATCAGTCGCCTTATGGAGAAATTTGTTCTAAATGGGAACGTAAAAAGAATCGTATTATCTATCATGTAACTGTCCCGGCAAATAGCACTGCTACATTTTATGCACCCGACAATGTGAAGGGAGAGCGTGTAGTAAACTTGGAAGCGGGAGAGCATATAATGGAATTGAATTTAAAACATTGA
- a CDS encoding DEAD/DEAH box helicase: MKTFEELGVSPEIRRAIEEMGYENPMPVQEEVIPYLLGENNDVVALAQTGTGKTAAFGLPLLQQIDVKNRIPQSLILCPTRELCLQIAGDLNDYSKYIDGLKVLPVYGGSSIDSQIRSLKRGVHIIVATPGRLLDLMERKTVSLSTIHNVVMDEADEMLNMGFTESINAILADVPQERNTLLFSATMSPEIARISKNYLRNAKEITIGRKNESTNNVKHVVYTVQAKDKYEALKRIVDYYPQIYGIIFCRTRKETQEIADKLMQEGYNADSLHGELSQAQRDTVMQKFRIRNLQLLVATDVAARGLDVDDLTHVINYGLPDDTESYTHRSGRTGRAGKTGTSIAIINLREKGKMREIERIISKKFIVGEMPTAAGICQKQLIKVIDDLEKVKVNEEEIADFMPEIYRKLEWLNKEDLIKRMVSHEFNRFAEYYRNRPEIEQPTDIRAERAGRGDRKEAGFEKRSRKAAPGFNRLFINLGKTDSFFPSDLIGLLNSNTRGRIELGRIDLMQNYSFFEVPEKEATNVIKALNKAKWNGRKVVIEIAGEESGKGRESSSNERKGGKRFGGKSDERAPRYENKDRKSKDASAKGAKSAKKDKPSRAERGYSDARGPKRKDDWQEFFKDKEPDFSEEGWARRKPKK; encoded by the coding sequence ATGAAGACATTTGAAGAGCTTGGCGTTTCTCCGGAGATACGTAGAGCAATTGAAGAAATGGGATACGAGAATCCCATGCCGGTACAAGAAGAAGTGATTCCGTACCTTTTAGGAGAAAATAATGATGTAGTAGCTCTTGCACAGACAGGAACAGGTAAAACAGCCGCATTCGGTTTGCCCTTGCTCCAACAGATTGACGTAAAAAACAGAATTCCACAATCGCTTATCCTCTGCCCTACCCGTGAGCTTTGTCTCCAGATAGCAGGAGATCTGAACGACTATTCCAAATATATTGATGGATTAAAAGTGTTGCCTGTATATGGTGGTTCTTCCATTGATAGCCAGATACGCAGCCTGAAACGAGGTGTACATATCATCGTTGCCACACCGGGACGTTTGCTCGACCTGATGGAGCGCAAAACCGTATCTTTATCTACCATTCACAACGTTGTAATGGATGAAGCGGACGAAATGCTTAATATGGGATTCACAGAGAGTATCAATGCCATCCTGGCTGATGTGCCGCAGGAACGTAACACACTACTGTTTTCTGCAACAATGAGCCCGGAAATCGCACGTATCTCCAAGAACTACTTACGTAACGCGAAAGAAATCACTATTGGCCGTAAGAACGAGAGTACCAATAACGTTAAACACGTTGTTTATACTGTACAGGCTAAAGATAAATATGAAGCTTTAAAACGTATCGTCGATTACTACCCACAAATATACGGTATCATTTTCTGCCGTACCCGTAAAGAGACTCAAGAAATTGCAGATAAATTGATGCAGGAAGGTTACAATGCCGATTCTTTGCATGGTGAACTTTCCCAAGCACAACGGGATACCGTTATGCAGAAATTCCGCATCCGTAATCTACAACTGCTCGTTGCAACTGACGTAGCTGCCCGTGGACTTGACGTAGACGATCTGACACATGTCATCAATTACGGATTGCCCGATGATACAGAAAGTTATACGCATCGTAGCGGACGTACAGGACGTGCCGGAAAAACCGGAACTTCCATTGCCATCATCAACCTCCGCGAAAAGGGAAAGATGAGAGAAATCGAACGGATTATCAGTAAGAAATTCATTGTCGGAGAAATGCCGACAGCAGCAGGTATCTGTCAGAAACAGCTGATTAAGGTAATTGATGATCTCGAAAAAGTGAAAGTAAACGAAGAAGAGATTGCCGACTTTATGCCGGAAATCTATCGTAAACTGGAATGGTTAAACAAAGAGGACTTGATTAAACGAATGGTTTCTCACGAATTCAACCGTTTTGCAGAATATTACCGCAACCGTCCTGAAATAGAACAGCCAACCGATATCCGTGCAGAACGTGCCGGACGAGGTGATCGTAAAGAGGCTGGTTTCGAAAAAAGAAGCCGAAAAGCTGCTCCAGGCTTCAACCGCTTATTTATCAATCTAGGTAAAACGGACAGCTTCTTTCCAAGTGACCTTATCGGACTGTTGAACAGCAATACAAGAGGACGCATCGAATTAGGACGCATTGACCTGATGCAGAACTATTCTTTCTTTGAAGTACCTGAAAAGGAAGCGACCAATGTAATTAAAGCGCTGAACAAAGCTAAATGGAACGGACGTAAGGTCGTTATTGAAATAGCCGGTGAAGAAAGCGGAAAAGGACGCGAAAGCAGTTCTAATGAGCGCAAGGGAGGTAAACGATTCGGCGGCAAAAGTGACGAACGTGCACCACGCTATGAGAATAAGGATAGAAAATCGAAAGATGCTTCTGCAAAAGGTGCTAAATCGGCTAAAAAAGATAAACCCAGTCGTGCAGAACGAGGATATTCTGATGCCCGTGGTCCGAAAAGAAAAGATGACTGGCAAGAATTTTTCAAAGACAAAGAGCCTGATTTCAGCGAGGAAGGATGGGCACGTAGAAAGCCGAAAAAGTAA
- a CDS encoding tyrosine-protein phosphatase: MYKNLLSWLTVLLVLPSCSGTSPAISVVCEENNIGNCIIKWETAPILKGQVKVYTSTSPEIIPEDSPIAMANISSGKMTIVTNDPSQRYYYLMVFNNKYRIKVATRNINIPGVQNFRDLGGYESADTGKSLRWGMIYRSAQIDSIPPCSRQELKNMGIRTIIDLRSENERHHYPQLHDDKFKIVHIPILTGNMEKILQGIREEKIKTDTIYRLVERMNRELVINYQKEFKELFTVLLDRSNYPVVIHCTSGKGRTGVVSALLLAALGVNEDVIMEDYRLSNDYFNIPKASKYAYKLPVNSQEAITTIYSAKEDFLNAAKEQIESEYGSIQTYLKKGIGLSTEDIKRLHSILLTDN; this comes from the coding sequence ATGTATAAAAACCTGTTAAGCTGGCTTACTGTTTTATTAGTGCTCCCGTCGTGCTCCGGCACATCACCTGCTATATCTGTGGTATGTGAGGAAAATAATATAGGGAACTGTATTATCAAATGGGAAACGGCACCGATATTAAAAGGACAGGTAAAAGTATACACCTCTACTTCTCCGGAAATTATTCCGGAAGATTCTCCCATTGCAATGGCTAACATCTCCAGTGGTAAAATGACAATCGTAACCAACGATCCATCCCAACGTTATTACTACTTGATGGTGTTTAACAACAAATACCGGATCAAAGTAGCTACCCGCAACATCAATATCCCTGGTGTACAGAACTTCCGCGACTTAGGAGGATACGAATCTGCTGACACCGGAAAATCTCTTCGTTGGGGAATGATATACCGTTCCGCACAAATAGACAGTATTCCTCCCTGTTCCCGTCAAGAGCTTAAAAATATGGGAATACGAACAATTATAGACTTACGTTCTGAAAATGAACGCCACCACTATCCACAACTACATGATGACAAGTTTAAAATCGTACATATCCCCATCCTCACAGGGAACATGGAGAAAATTCTGCAAGGTATTCGGGAAGAAAAAATAAAAACTGATACCATCTACCGTCTGGTAGAACGAATGAACCGGGAATTAGTTATAAACTACCAAAAGGAATTCAAAGAGTTGTTCACCGTTCTTCTCGACCGTAGCAATTATCCGGTTGTCATTCATTGTACATCCGGGAAAGGACGTACAGGAGTTGTTTCCGCACTCCTACTCGCCGCTCTCGGCGTCAATGAAGATGTGATAATGGAAGATTATCGTTTGAGTAACGATTATTTCAATATTCCCAAAGCCTCTAAATACGCATATAAATTACCTGTCAACTCTCAAGAGGCAATCACTACCATTTACTCGGCTAAAGAAGATTTCCTGAATGCCGCAAAGGAACAGATTGAATCTGAATATGGGAGTATACAAACTTATCTGAAAAAAGGAATCGGACTTTCTACAGAAGATATAAAACGGTTACACAGCATTCTATTAACTGATAATTGA
- a CDS encoding glycoside hydrolase family 125 protein, whose translation MKKRNIGICIITTTLLMGSHANATELILAKDHTNVVNQAAEIAAYKSNRPPVSKRLFTSKAVEAEIIRVKKLLTNQKLAWMFENCFPNTLETTVHYRTTDGKPDTFVYTGDIHAMWLRDSGAQVWPYVQLANRDPELKKMLEGVIRRQFKCINIDPYANAFNDGAVGGEWMSDLTDMKPELHERKWEIDSLCYPLRLAYQYWKETGDASIFDSEWIQAITNILTTFKEQQRKEGVGPYKFQRKTERALDTLNNNGLGAPVNPVGLIVSAFRPSDDATTLQFLIPSNFFAVSSLKKAAEILNAVNQNAELAKECTDLAKEVEAALKKYATYNHPKYGTIYAFEVDGFGNHFLMDDANVPSLLAMPYLGDVEINDPIYQNTRRFVWSKDNPYFFKGKAGEGIGGPHIGYDMVWPMSIMMKAFTSQDDQEIKDCVKMLINTDAGTGFMHESFHKDDPNNFTRAWFAWQNTLFGELILKLINEGKTDLLNSIQ comes from the coding sequence ATGAAGAAAAGAAACATCGGAATATGTATTATTACAACCACCCTATTAATGGGAAGTCATGCGAACGCTACAGAGCTTATTCTTGCTAAAGATCATACCAATGTAGTCAATCAGGCAGCTGAAATTGCCGCTTATAAAAGTAACCGTCCACCTGTAAGCAAACGTCTTTTTACATCAAAAGCCGTGGAAGCAGAAATTATCAGGGTAAAAAAGTTACTTACTAATCAAAAATTGGCATGGATGTTCGAAAATTGTTTTCCCAATACCCTTGAAACAACGGTCCATTATCGTACAACAGACGGTAAGCCTGATACTTTTGTTTATACAGGCGATATTCATGCCATGTGGCTACGCGACTCGGGAGCACAGGTTTGGCCTTATGTACAACTGGCCAATAGAGATCCGGAGTTAAAGAAAATGCTTGAAGGAGTAATCCGCAGACAATTTAAATGTATCAATATTGATCCATACGCTAATGCTTTTAATGACGGAGCTGTCGGAGGGGAATGGATGTCCGACCTGACCGACATGAAACCTGAATTACATGAAAGAAAATGGGAAATAGATTCTCTATGTTATCCACTACGTCTGGCCTACCAATATTGGAAAGAAACCGGTGACGCAAGTATTTTCGACAGTGAATGGATACAAGCCATCACCAACATCCTGACTACTTTTAAGGAACAGCAACGCAAAGAAGGAGTGGGGCCTTATAAATTTCAACGCAAAACAGAACGTGCACTCGATACATTGAACAATAATGGCCTAGGTGCTCCGGTAAATCCTGTCGGACTTATTGTTTCAGCTTTCCGCCCATCTGACGATGCTACAACCTTGCAATTTCTTATCCCTTCCAATTTCTTCGCTGTTTCTTCGCTAAAGAAAGCTGCTGAAATTCTAAATGCTGTAAATCAAAATGCAGAACTGGCAAAAGAATGCACAGATCTGGCAAAAGAAGTAGAAGCTGCACTAAAAAAATACGCGACTTATAATCACCCTAAATATGGTACAATTTACGCCTTTGAAGTAGATGGCTTCGGAAATCATTTCTTAATGGATGACGCTAATGTACCAAGCTTGCTGGCAATGCCTTATCTTGGTGATGTAGAAATCAACGATCCTATCTATCAAAATACACGCCGTTTTGTATGGAGCAAAGATAACCCTTATTTCTTCAAGGGAAAAGCAGGAGAAGGTATTGGCGGGCCTCACATCGGTTATGATATGGTATGGCCGATGAGCATCATGATGAAAGCATTTACCAGCCAGGACGATCAGGAGATCAAGGATTGTGTAAAAATGCTGATCAATACGGATGCAGGGACAGGCTTTATGCATGAATCTTTTCACAAAGATGACCCTAATAATTTCACCCGCGCTTGGTTCGCATGGCAAAATACCTTATTTGGCGAACTTATTCTAAAGTTAATCAATGAAGGAAAAACGGATTTATTAAACAGTATTCAATAA
- a CDS encoding glycoside hydrolase family 76 protein, whose amino-acid sequence MHYLLVNIFCALTLSTTSPNAERAQQTLDALYKYYAAPNTCLLRENYPSDQNTKATYLASEEQAKRHNEYSYLWPYSGTFSAVNALLESTGNKKYKKLLENKVLPGLEEYFDTRREPFAYSSYISNQPLSDRFYDDNVWLGIDFTDSYRMTKKQAYLEKAELIWEFILSGKDEVLGGGIYWCEQKKESKNTCSNAPGAVFALKLFQATQDSIYLKQGKELYEWTKKNLEDPKDHLYFDNIALNKKIGRAKFAYNSGQMMQAAALLYQITKQKNYLEDAQNIAEACHKHFFTHFTSPNGQTFQLLKKGNIWFTAVMLRGFIELYQTDHNKTYLADFQKSLDYAWQYARDERGLFQTDWSGADKNEKKWLLTQAAFVEMYGRLAGINL is encoded by the coding sequence ATGCATTACTTACTAGTGAACATTTTCTGTGCATTGACTCTATCAACCACCAGTCCTAACGCAGAAAGAGCCCAACAAACTTTGGATGCCCTCTACAAATATTATGCAGCACCCAATACTTGTTTGCTGCGCGAAAATTATCCTTCTGACCAGAACACCAAAGCAACTTATCTGGCGTCAGAAGAACAAGCAAAAAGGCATAATGAATATTCTTATCTTTGGCCATATTCGGGTACATTCTCTGCAGTAAACGCATTACTGGAAAGCACCGGAAACAAAAAATACAAGAAACTTCTGGAAAATAAAGTACTCCCCGGATTGGAAGAGTATTTCGACACACGAAGAGAACCATTCGCTTACTCATCCTATATCAGTAATCAACCTCTCTCCGATCGTTTTTATGATGACAACGTTTGGCTAGGCATTGATTTTACCGATTCTTATCGTATGACTAAAAAACAAGCCTATCTGGAAAAAGCCGAACTGATATGGGAGTTTATTCTTAGCGGTAAAGACGAAGTGCTTGGAGGAGGAATCTACTGGTGTGAACAAAAAAAAGAGTCCAAAAACACTTGCTCAAATGCACCTGGAGCCGTTTTTGCTCTCAAGCTATTTCAGGCAACTCAAGACAGCATCTATCTGAAACAAGGGAAAGAGTTATACGAATGGACTAAAAAGAATTTAGAAGATCCAAAAGATCATTTATACTTTGACAACATTGCACTCAATAAGAAAATCGGGCGTGCCAAATTCGCCTATAATAGTGGTCAAATGATGCAAGCTGCCGCCCTACTCTACCAAATAACAAAACAGAAAAACTATTTGGAAGATGCTCAAAATATAGCCGAAGCATGTCACAAGCACTTTTTCACTCATTTCACCTCTCCAAACGGACAAACATTTCAATTACTGAAAAAAGGAAATATCTGGTTCACAGCAGTCATGCTAAGAGGATTTATAGAGCTTTATCAAACTGATCATAATAAGACCTATCTAGCCGACTTCCAAAAAAGCCTTGATTATGCATGGCAATATGCCAGGGATGAACGGGGACTCTTCCAAACAGATTGGAGCGGAGCAGATAAAAATGAGAAAAAATGGCTTTTGACACAAGCTGCTTTTGTAGAAATGTATGGCAGATTAGCCGGAATCAATTTATAA